A DNA window from Aureibaculum sp. 2308TA14-22 contains the following coding sequences:
- a CDS encoding ribonuclease Z, whose protein sequence is MSIEKTDLATVFRNEKLSFDDFFSDFSKKYINFKNENIILDFSMTKGVDIENILLFLPIVEQHRNNGMSFVIILNEIEADNFPDEIIAVPTLVEARDIVEMENIERDLGF, encoded by the coding sequence ATGAGTATAGAAAAAACGGATTTAGCAACTGTTTTCAGAAATGAAAAATTATCATTTGATGATTTTTTTTCGGATTTCTCAAAAAAATATATTAATTTTAAAAACGAGAATATTATTCTTGATTTTTCTATGACTAAAGGGGTAGATATAGAAAATATCTTATTATTTTTGCCAATTGTAGAACAGCATAGAAATAATGGCATGTCTTTTGTTATTATTTTAAATGAGATTGAGGCAGACAACTTCCCCGACGAAATAATTGCTGTACCTACACTAGTTGAAGCTAGGGATATAGTAGAAATGGAAAATATTGAAAGAGATTTAGGATTTTAA